One genomic region from Sporomusaceae bacterium FL31 encodes:
- the ilvH_2 gene encoding acetolactate synthase small subunit produces MKHVLSVLVQNQPGVLVRVASMFSRREFNIDSLAVGVTQLPEYSRMTVVVHGDQSIVNQMIKQLEKLVEVVAVQILPAQSSVSRGMTLLKVNAEGDTRSEILKMAEIFRAKVVDAQKTTLILEITGDDEKIDAFTELLAPYGILETIRTGLIGLERGDNTIYKRCEERDNYGENVL; encoded by the coding sequence TTGAAACACGTATTGTCGGTATTGGTACAAAATCAGCCAGGCGTGTTGGTTCGCGTCGCAAGCATGTTTTCACGCCGTGAGTTTAATATAGACAGTTTAGCTGTTGGTGTTACTCAACTTCCTGAGTACTCACGGATGACAGTGGTCGTTCATGGCGATCAATCCATCGTTAACCAAATGATCAAGCAATTGGAAAAATTGGTGGAGGTTGTTGCAGTACAAATACTGCCAGCTCAGTCATCGGTAAGCCGGGGAATGACGTTGCTAAAAGTAAATGCTGAAGGCGATACGCGATCCGAGATACTAAAAATGGCTGAAATATTTAGAGCCAAAGTGGTGGATGCTCAGAAGACTACACTCATTTTGGAAATTACCGGCGATGATGAAAAAATTGACGCATTTACAGAGTTATTAGCACCTTATGGAATACTGGAAACAATCCGTACCGGCCTTATTGGCTTGGAACGGGGCGATAATACAATTTATAAAAGATGTGAGGAGAGAGATAATTATGGCGAAAATGTATTATGA